Proteins from a genomic interval of Piscinibacter sp. HJYY11:
- a CDS encoding polysaccharide deacetylase family protein, translated as MTISTLRWIVKKTARTAMVLGSFVSGSLALRRLAGRGTTTIRVITYHRFGDAVRDPWCVSAAAFEEQMRWLAEHKLAVSLEQVERFARGEIDLPNGSVLVTMDDGFSSWLHIAAPILQRHGIPAVAYVTTSFVGTTSISGEPYLTWDEVAKLSKAGLTIGSHAHMHRSIAKLTPEEIREEGSRSKALLEQHVGVPVKSFAYPFGMRTDESETTARVLSECGYHSIFIAQHGILRKGAPLARLPRVKVEGGDRMWMFKLLCRGGMDGWKLVDDTLWKLQRPAAAEQRA; from the coding sequence ATGACCATCTCCACGCTCCGCTGGATCGTCAAGAAGACTGCCCGGACCGCGATGGTGCTGGGCAGTTTTGTCAGTGGCTCACTCGCGCTGCGCCGCCTGGCCGGCCGCGGCACCACGACCATCCGCGTGATCACCTACCACCGCTTCGGTGATGCCGTGCGCGACCCATGGTGCGTGAGCGCGGCCGCCTTCGAAGAACAGATGCGCTGGCTGGCCGAGCACAAGCTCGCTGTGTCGCTCGAGCAGGTGGAGCGTTTCGCGCGTGGCGAGATCGACCTGCCCAATGGATCGGTGCTGGTCACGATGGACGATGGCTTCAGCAGCTGGCTGCACATCGCCGCACCCATCCTCCAGCGCCATGGCATTCCTGCAGTGGCCTACGTGACGACGAGCTTCGTGGGCACGACCAGCATCTCGGGCGAGCCTTACCTCACCTGGGACGAGGTGGCCAAGCTGTCGAAGGCCGGTCTCACGATCGGCTCGCATGCCCACATGCACCGCTCGATCGCCAAGCTCACGCCTGAGGAGATCCGCGAAGAAGGCAGCCGCTCGAAGGCGCTGCTGGAGCAGCACGTCGGCGTGCCGGTGAAGTCGTTTGCCTACCCCTTCGGCATGCGCACCGACGAGAGCGAGACCACGGCGCGCGTGCTGTCGGAGTGCGGCTACCACAGCATCTTCATCGCGCAGCACGGCATCCTTCGCAAAGGTGCGCCGCTCGCGCGCCTGCCGCGCGTGAAGGTCGAAGGCGGCGACCGCATGTGGATGTTCAAACTGCTGTGCCGCGGCGGCATGGACGGCTGGAAGCTCGTCGACGACACGCTGTGGAAACTGCAGCGCCCGGCGGCGGCAGAACAGCGGGCATGA
- a CDS encoding glycosyltransferase family 2 protein, whose translation MTMATPETAGLPGVAVVAIGRNEGERLRACLHSVVQSAECVVYVDSGSTDDSVAMAKALGVHVVVLPSDVVFTAALARNAGWRHVLELAPHIEFVQFVDGDCAVDPAWLQTARDFLVSRPDVAAVCGRRRERYPERSIYNQLCDLEWGAAAPGQTKACGGDVMMRAAPLAAVGGYNPRLIAGEEPELCVRLRAQGWKVWRLDAEMTLHDAAMMRIGQWWKRSMRAGYTFAEGVHLHGRPPERHRVVESRRAWIWGLALPIAAVLGALVVSPWLLLILLVYPLQVLRLYAGFQGPFRARAARAAFMVMGKFAEAAGQLKFVGLRLSGRTARLIEYK comes from the coding sequence ATGACCATGGCGACCCCAGAGACCGCTGGCCTGCCCGGCGTGGCCGTCGTCGCGATCGGCCGCAACGAAGGTGAACGCTTGCGCGCCTGCCTGCATTCGGTGGTCCAGTCGGCCGAGTGCGTGGTCTATGTCGATTCCGGTTCCACCGACGATTCGGTGGCGATGGCCAAGGCTCTCGGCGTGCACGTGGTGGTGCTCCCGAGCGACGTGGTCTTCACCGCGGCGCTGGCACGCAACGCGGGCTGGCGCCACGTGCTGGAGCTGGCACCGCACATCGAATTCGTGCAGTTCGTCGATGGTGACTGCGCGGTCGACCCGGCGTGGTTGCAGACCGCGCGTGACTTCCTGGTGAGCCGGCCCGACGTCGCGGCCGTCTGCGGTCGGCGGCGTGAGCGCTACCCCGAGCGCTCCATCTACAACCAGCTCTGCGACCTCGAATGGGGTGCCGCCGCACCGGGTCAGACCAAGGCCTGCGGTGGCGACGTGATGATGCGTGCCGCTCCGCTTGCGGCGGTGGGTGGCTACAACCCCCGCCTCATCGCCGGCGAAGAGCCCGAGCTGTGCGTGCGGCTTCGTGCACAAGGCTGGAAGGTGTGGCGGCTCGATGCCGAAATGACGCTGCACGACGCCGCGATGATGCGCATCGGGCAGTGGTGGAAGCGTTCCATGCGCGCGGGCTACACCTTTGCCGAAGGCGTCCACCTGCATGGGCGGCCGCCTGAGCGCCACCGCGTGGTCGAGTCACGCCGCGCCTGGATCTGGGGCCTTGCGCTGCCGATCGCCGCCGTGCTCGGTGCCTTGGTGGTGAGCCCGTGGCTGCTGCTGATCCTGCTCGTCTACCCGCTGCAGGTGTTGAGGCTGTATGCCGGTTTCCAGGGCCCGTTCCGCGCACGGGCCGCACGTGCCGCGTTCATGGTGATGGGCAAGTTCGCCGAAGCCGCGGGCCAGTTGAAATTCGTGGGCCTGCGGCTGTCCGGCCGCACCGCCCGCTTGATTGAATACAAATGA
- a CDS encoding EamA family transporter codes for MSLGTFFLILSSVAMATSAQLLLKLGMSHAAVRAAVEGRQWGSLVQQLVVNPWVVTGLSLYVLGAAVWLLVLAKVELSLAYPFVGLGFVITMLLGWWFLNDALNVQRVMGTLLITAGVALVARGG; via the coding sequence ATGTCCCTCGGTACCTTTTTCCTCATCCTCAGCAGCGTGGCCATGGCCACCTCTGCCCAGTTGTTGCTGAAGCTCGGCATGAGCCATGCCGCCGTCCGTGCTGCAGTCGAAGGGCGCCAGTGGGGCAGCCTCGTGCAGCAACTGGTCGTGAACCCCTGGGTGGTGACCGGGCTGTCGCTCTACGTGCTCGGCGCTGCGGTGTGGCTGCTGGTGCTGGCCAAGGTCGAACTGAGCCTGGCCTACCCCTTCGTCGGGCTCGGCTTCGTGATCACGATGCTGCTGGGGTGGTGGTTCCTCAACGACGCACTGAACGTGCAGCGGGTGATGGGCACCTTGCTGATCACGGCGGGTGTCGCGCTGGTGGCGAGGGGCGGATGA